One stretch of Glandiceps talaboti chromosome 7, keGlaTala1.1, whole genome shotgun sequence DNA includes these proteins:
- the LOC144438289 gene encoding NEDD4-like E3 ubiquitin-protein ligase WWP1 — MANSQTQQGQAPNPAFSQLKVTVASAKLKDNTGSWFSGKADPYVELSVDGQPPRKTEVIKKTWTPQWNEHFTVLVTPQSKLEFKVYNHFSVKSDVVIGRCAVDVISLLQKHNGKLENVSLKQELKSETKNGPARGGDLHINLDGLSISADVLARYIPTNGPSSQPNGDVSHNQSRSNTANQSQASPSIASTGARPRTNSGNTGNVRRPAPPPPPPPPPPRPLPPPPPAPKRSGASGGSLSSSGSAGTTPATTASGSSSSTTSITTSTTTTSSTSTTPSTTTTTATTNSTTSRNAAPPPAGSARSGAPITVDVNNQPLPPAWEMRIDPHGRPYYVDHNTRTTTWERPQPLPPGWERRTDPRGRVYYVDHNTRTTTWQRPTVDSVRNFEQWHQHRNQMHNATLQQFQQRFLFPNANAVESSDPLGTLPAGWEKRVEANGRVYFVNHHTRTTQWEDPRTQGALNEEPLPEGWEMRYTNEGVRYFVDHNTRTTTFQDPRSGTGNKGPKGAFGVPIAYERSFRWKLGQFRYLCQSNALASHVKLTVSRDSLFEQSFQQVMRLQPFDLRRRLYIIFKGEEGLDYGGVAREWFFMLSQEVLNPMYCLFEYANKSNYSLQINAASSVNPDHLLYFRFVGRFIAMALFHQKFIYSGFTMPFYKRMLNKKLIVKDLETIDPEFYNSLVWVRDNNVEECGLDLTFSADFEILGKIDTYDLKPEGRDVNVTEENKEEYISLMTQWRFNRGIEEQTKAFLEGFNEVLPLQWLQYFDERELELMLCGMQEIDMEDWQRHTIYRHYTRTSKQVVWFWQAVKEFDHEKRARLLQFVTGTCRLPVGGFTELMGSNGPQKFCIEKVGKDTWLPRSHTCFNRLDLPPYKSYEQLLEKISYAIEETEGFAQE, encoded by the exons ATGGCAAATTCACAAACTCAACAAGGTCAAGCACCAAATCCAGCCTTTTCCCAGTTAAAagtcacag TTGCTTCAGCTAAGCTAAAAGACAACACAGGCAGTTGGTTCAGTGGTAAAGCTGATCCCTATGTAGAACTAAGTGTTGATGGTCAACCACCCAGAAAAACAGAAGTTATAAAGAAAACATGGACACCACAATGGAATGAACATTTCACAGT ACTTGTGACACCACAAAGTAAATTGGAATTCAAGGTGTATAACCATTTCTCTGTCAAAAGTGATGTTGTTATCGGTAGATGTGCAGTAGATGTGATTTCACTATTACAGAAACACAATGGAAAAT TGGAAAATGTGTCTCTGAAGCAGGAATTGAAGTCAGAAACCAAGAATGGTCCAGCAAGAGGTGGAGATTTACATATAAATCTTGATGGTTTATCAATATCAGCTGATGTCCTTGCAAGATATATCCCAACTAATG GTCCCTCATCCCAACCTAACGGAGATGTCTCCCACAATCAGTCTCGGTCCAATACAGCAAACCAATCTCAAGCCTCACCTAGCATTGCAAGTACAGGGGCCAGACCACGTACAAATTCAGGCAATACAGGTAATGTCCGCagaccagcaccaccaccaccaccaccaccaccaccacctcgaCCTCTGCCTCCTCCTCCTCCAGCTCCCAAACGAAGTGGAGCTAGTGGTGGATCTCTTTCTTCATCTGGTTCTG CAGGAACCACCCCTGCCACAACAGCCAGTGGTAGCAGCAGCAGTACCACTTCAATAACCACTTCAACTACAACCACAAGCAGCACATCAACAACACCAtctacaactacaacaacagcaacaacaaacaGCACTACTTCACGGAATGCTGCACCACCACCTGCAGGGTCAGCTAGAAGTGGTGCACCGATCACAGTGGACGTCAATAATCAACCACTGCCTCCAGC ATGGGAGATGAGAATAGATCCACATGGTAGACCGTACTACGTAGATCATAACACAAGAACTACTACATGGGAACGACCACAACCTCTTCCACCAGG ttgGGAAAGACGCACAGATCCACGAGGCAGAGTTTACTATGTCGATCACAATACTAGAACTACAACATGGCAGAGACCAACAGTGGATTCAGTCAGAAACTTTGAACAATGGCATCAACACAGAAATCAAATGCATAATGCAACTTTACAACAGTTCCAACAGAGATTCCTCTTCCCG AATGCGAATGCCGTAGAAAGTAGTGATCCACTGGGTACTTTACCAGCTGGTTGGGAAAAGAGAGTGGAAGCCAACGGACgtgtatattttgttaaccatcatACAAGAACAACACAGTGGGAAGATCCAAGAACACAGGG CGCCTTGAATGAAGAGCCATTACCAGAAGGCTGGGAAATGAGGTATACAAATGAAGGTGTTAGGTACTTTGTTGATCATAACACTAGAACAACCACATTCCAAGATCCTAGGTCAGGAACTGGAAACAAAGG ACCGAAAGGAGCGTTTGGAGTTCCCATAGCATATGAACGAAGTTTCCGATGGAAGCTTGGCCAGTTTAGATATCTATGTCAGTCCAATGCCTTAGCAAGCCATGTCAAACTCACTGTTTCCAGAGATTCTTTGTTTGAACAGTCGTTCCAGCAG GTGATGAGGCTTCAACCATTTGATCTGAGGAGGAGACTTTATATTATCTTCAAAGGAGAAGAAGGCTTGGATTATGGTGGTGTTGCTAG AGAGTGGTTTTTTATGCTTTCACAAGAAGTGTTGAACCccatgtattgtttgtttgagtATGCTAATAAGAGTAACTACAGTCTACAAATCAATGCTGCATCGTCAGTCAACCCAGATCATTTACTTTACTTCAGATTTGTTGGAAGATTTATTGCTATG GCTTTATTCCATCAAAAGTTCATCTACAGTGGTTTTACTATGCCATTTTATAAGAGAATGCTGAACAAGAAACTGATAGTGAAAGATTTAGAAACCATTGATCCAGAGTTTTATAACTCCTTAGTATGGGTCAG AGACAACAATGTGGAGGAATGTGGTTTGGATTTGACATTCAGTGCTGACTTTGAGATACTTGGTAAAATAGACACATATGATTTGAAACCTGAAGGAAGAGATGTTAATGTGACTGAGGAGAACAAAGAAGAATACATCag TTTGATGACTCAGTGGCGCTTCAACAGAGGCATTGAAGAACAAACCAAGGCATTCTTAGAAGGATTCAATGAAGTTTTACCATTGCAATGGTTGCAGTACTTTGATGAGAGAGAACTTGAG TTGATGTTGTGTGGCATGCAAGAGATTGACATGGAAGACTGGCAACGCCATACTATCTACAGACACTACACAAGGACCAGTAAACAAGTAGTATGGTTCTGGCAAGCTGTCAAGGAGTTTGATCATGAGAAGAGAGCTCGTCTCTTACAGTTTGTGACGGGTACTTGTCGACTTCCTGTCGGTGGATTCACAGAACTCATGG GGAGCAATGGGCCACAAAAATTCTGTATAGAGAAAGTTGGCAAGGATACATGGCTACCTAGAAGTCATACATG TTTTAATCGCCTGGATCTGCCACCATATAAAAGTTATGAACAACTTCTTGAGAAAATTTCATATGCCATTGAGGAGACTGAAGGATTCGCTCAAGAATAA